DNA from Pomacea canaliculata isolate SZHN2017 linkage group LG9, ASM307304v1, whole genome shotgun sequence:
gcTTCGAACAACAAAAGTTCACAGGCTTATAAACATTACACAGTATGCAAATACATTacttgaaaaaagttaaaacacagACATTTTCCAGAATAATCATTCTCGTCTCCTTCTGCCAGTAGTCCATGGTCTAGGGGTAAACAAACCATAAATCCTGATGGCTTTTGCGAAATGTTCTGTACCCGGGTCGGCCAAGGCACGACCGCTGCACCGGGAGTTTCATCTCTGACAGTCAGCATTCGGCGAAACAGTGAAGAGCTCATTGGTCAGTGAGTTACATTCACGCTACAACAGTCCACACCATACACACAGTACGTCACAGCAACGTCTATGTAACACGTCCACACCATACACACAGTACGTCATAGCAACGTCTATGTCACAGTCCACACCGCACACACAGTACGTCACAGCAATGTCTATGTAACAGTCCACACCGCACACGTGTTCGACATACTGCACTGAAAGGTGTAACACACTGGTTTACACGTCACTGGAGGCGTGGTATAACAGTCCAGGATGCAACATTACTGCAGAATGGTGATACAGACTGACGCACACACGTTACATGTGACTTGACACATGGTCCGGACCACATGTGCTGCACGTCACTGACAATCCAGAACGCACACGCATTATATTTCTGTATAGACATGATGTAACAGTCCAGACTCACACATACGACACGTCACCGCAGGCTTGGTGAACACGCCTTACACGTCACTGGAGACAACGCAGAACGCACACGTGTTACATGTCACTGAATGGGGCGTCGTCCACCTCGTCTCTGACTTCAGCATCCACCAGGTCCCGCGTGTCCGAAGTGGGCACCCGCCGGAAGTGATGAAACGCACCAAGCAGCGCCATCTTGAAATCAGGGGCCTGCAGCCAGACCAGAGGCACCAGCCCGGCTTTGGCGAAGAGGACCCACTCGCTGATGGTGGTGAGCGGGATGGCCCAGCGCAGACACTCCGCAAAGGCACAACCGCCGCTGGCCCGCGTGGTGTTGATGACGAAAGCAGGAAATGGCGTCAGACAGGAAGTCAGGGTGCCCAGGGCCAGGAGGGCCAGAGGCAGGCGCGAGGTCTGCTCGGTCTCCGAGTCCAGCTGCAGCTGTGTGCGGGGGATGGCGGTGACCGTCTTCTCGCGGACCACGTTGGTCACCAGCAGACCGACGGTGATCACCGCCGGCACGAAGAAGACGAGGACGTTGACCGCTACTGCACTGTCGCTGGCCACCAGCGCCCGGCACAACCGCCCCGAGCCGATGGCGATCTGCAACAACAAGCGGATATCGAGAGGGATATCTACACGCAGGTACATGTCGTCTGTCACACAAAAGATAAACCTTGACACAGGCAACCCCTGCTTGCCTGTTTGTAAGTCTGAATATCTACACTCTCGTCTGTCTGTAAGTGTGAGTATATTAATGTTCGTATGTCCGCATGCATATCAGTCAAACAGTCATCTCTTGTCTACGTGGCCACctacataaacaaacatatatactGACACTACTTACATGCTTACATGGTTGGTCCAAGGATTTTCAAAGTCTCTCAGAGAGTTAAAGTAAATGACATTTCCAAAAATCGAGTTCACGGGAATGGTTCGCTCCAGTCAACGTCCATCCAGTGCTGGTCCACACAGGAAGCCGTCTGTAGTCGACCATACCTTGAGTTTGTCGCGGCGGCTGCTGTCCAGCACGGCGCAGATGTTCACCAGGTAGAACCACAGCAGCATCAGCGCAGCACCGAACAGACATTCCTCACCCCCGACCAACTCGGATGGTGCAGCAGGATCCCAGCACACGCAGTAAGTTCAGCAGACCACCAGATGTAGGGACAAAAATACCTGCCACggataaaacaataatattaaaaaaaatacgcCAGTGATTTCTACTCAGCATTAATCACAGGAAtcaaactgcacaaataaaGGGCTGGGATTGACAGAGTGCTACAGATGGGGCCCATATGGTgatgtacacacaaatatacgTTGTCCTTCCCACAGATTAGTTCGAAGCACAGACTTTTTCAAAACCAAACAGCCGACTTAACAGAAGTGAATTTTCCGACATCTTTAAATCTCGAGAAGACAAATTTTACCCTGTTGACGAGATTGCTTTTTTCTGCAATGATTCGCGTGGTTATCACATCTTGGCGGCACCTCGTGTCAAATCATGTGCAAGAACTTGCTtgggaaaaagggaaaaaagaaaaaaaaaaaaaggaaaaaaaccgcAAGTACCCCTTCCCTTCCCTACACACTAGCATACCCTTCCTTCTCGTGTGCACGCTcgatgtgtgcacgtgtgtgtgtgtgcgcgtgcgtttcTATGCTCCCAGTAGTGTCGTCGTGGTGTTTCATGGGTTAACCCCCGGGACCGTGTAAGAAATCCATTTAGAGAAGAAATGGCACGAATCAATACGCTGCTCCCCTGCAGGCGATGCTCTGTCTCCCGGCACCAGTGGGAGGTCTGAGGGCGATACCCACACTCAGTCCCGGGTACCACGCCTGTCGCCATGTCGGACATAGTCCGTGCTGACCATCACTGTCGGCTTGCATTGGTCTCCCTTATACTGCCAGACCGCCCTTAGGGCCTGCCCCTTGTCTGTGGGCAATGATTGTTACACAGGCTACTTTATACGACTTTCGTGTACGATGATCTTtaaagtgtcacgtgactgtacgTTGCCGTTAAATCCTGTTTGTGTACTCTGGCAAAGTGTGTTCTTGGTGGTGCACTCAGACAGAAGGCTGTAAGATTCAAGGCTGTATCTTCCCAGCAAGTCCTAGAATTTCATTCATAATATTATCGCTTTTCAACCCCCCTTTTCATTTTACTTGTACTTTATTTGACTGTtttggaaaacacacacaccacacgtgGGCTGAGGAGTCCCGCCAGGTGTCCTGAACAAATAACAAGAGAAATGAACATTCCAAGCAAACACAAATTCCTTACAAACAATTACAGACGCATCTATCTGACAATCACGCTTAAGTAGATAACACTTATATTCACAGAATTAACAACAAGCGAATTtgaaatgctttaaaataaataatgatagtTTGGACAGGATTTGAGTGTCTATAGTGCTAAATAACAGCCTAACATTGCCATCTATAAAACATAACgggtaaaagagagagagagagagagaaagatggggaAGAGAGAAGGGGCGTGAGAGATGCCTGTATTGAGATCACCTGTGGGTATGAGAAAATAAACCAGACGAAGAAGCTGTCGCAGCCGTGTGTCCATTGGCCCCGGATGTAGTAGTCGGCGGTGAGGGGGCAGTAGAAGAGACCCACAGACAGGTCGACGATGGCGATGTGCAGAAGCAGCATGTTCTGTCGGCTGTTCAGGAGCTTGGGACTGCAACCCACAACATGGACATCGTCATTGCTTTCATTTTCCCTACAATCATTAGGCCATTGATGATCTTCATCGCTGTTATTATCCAACCTGTCCAACATCACCACTACGATCCCCTTTCCAACACATCTTGAGTACTACAGAGTGTATTGACTAGTTTAGAGAAACTACTTCAAACAAGTTGTCATTCTCTCTTGATAGAAGCTTCAACTTCATCATGGTTAGTTGGTGTCAGACCATGGTGAGGTCAGCATGGTGAGGAGGTCCAGTCACTCACCTGGTGAGAAGGACAGCGACCAGCAGGCTGTTTGCTGCGGTAATCCAGGCGCTGTATACCACGGCGACTGTGATGCTGACGGAGGGCACACCCCACGGGTGGGAGAAGGAGAGGGTGTAGTTGTTGGCACCTCGTCCGGACAGCGAGAAGTCGTCCTGCATTGGCCCAGTCCACTGAGAGGACTCGGGCAATTCCGCCTCCTCCATTGGCTGAAAAACACTCAAGTTGTTACATAACTCACTCACCAACTATTTGGTTTGATTCGAGAATGACTCAGTGAGCAATGAgacaacatttaaaatcaacacctctttgcattttcttagTTCTAAATATTGGTATTTGGATATAATTCTCTTGTTTTCTACAGTAGATTATCAACCAAAAAGTTTCATAAAGGTTGGGATTCctactttaataaaatatataagacTGCGAGATCTTTCAGAAAATTTGCTTAGAATTTCCGCCTTAAGTATTAATGTCCAAATAACCTGTTATTGCTATTAACGGAGAATCTTAGAAATCACAGCATTACAAATATGTTTCTATAAAATATTGATATGGTAGAAGTTTATCAATTTTGCAAGGATGAGAGAGGGTAGTGTGGAGAATGAAACAAGTGTTGGAATGCTGGGTAATTGatactattattttaattacgATTGTAATTTCATTATGAACATGTTCAGATGAAAATTTCAGATAGCTGCATTAGGAAGACAAACACGTACAAGGGGAggtaaattaaaacaatttgaTATTTGGTGAGAACTGccagttgttttaaaatttaatttcattgtCTCAGTTAACACGGCTAGGCAGGTAAATCTGTGCATCCTTAGTGTCTATGTACAGATGTTATTTTATCAGTGCTGGTGATGAGAGattgacaaagaaatgtatgtacatagtgttattttgttttactgataGAAGTACTCTTAAACGACTGTTACCTTATGTGTATATCTTGTATTCTCCTGTATTGttaaacattgtattttatatgtattcAATATGTTTTGTGCATCTGTGCATTATCGAACAAAGAATTATAACAGGATGGAAGCAATACATCATGTCCCTTTACCATAAGGCGGCAGAAGCTTTGCAAAATGCATCAAAGCTCAATGTCCTGATTGCTCGCACATTTAACAGAAATTATGGCAAGCATAACTCAGAAGAGTATAAACGTGTAAATGAGAAAATGGGAGTTTTTGTTacatgtcacaaacctgctgtgcatttaaaaaaattgttgaatgaGAAAGGAAAGCGTGGGCGGATGGGCGAGTGTTTTGCGTGGGTGGGTGTGATCATCTCTTGATGGCAACTGTTCTTTGATGTTATGGCTCCACTCGTAtaaatgttgaagatgaagagtgccagagagagagagagacagagagagacagagagacagacagagagacagagagagagagatttgtgttgCCTGATACACGTGTCCGTGACTGTGACTGGAGGAATGAACATCTGACCGTTTTCTCCATGGCTGGATTCTCCTCCTGACCCGACTGATGTACGATTTTACATGTAAAACCTGTTGAGGCGAGTCTGCctcagtttaattaaaaaaattgtatgtaaGTTTGGGACGAAAATAGTAGTATATGTCCTTAAATGATTATCAGATTTTAAGCAGGGCATTTTTCTGcccagatttttgtttttcttttactctgtCTTCGTGTGTTCGACTTGGGCTGGCGCTGATCTGACCTCAAGAGAAACGGCAACAGCGACAGACTGTGGATGGTGTTTCCGACGGCGGAAGCTTCTCAAGAGTCTTCATTGATGTATTACTTCCTTTTGcgaatattgtaaatattgtgaaTATTGTAAAGCTGTGGTCTATATAGTAAAGCCTAATGTTACATTAAGTGAGTTTTATTGCGGACGCATGCTGCAGGTTTGGAGTCGATTGTGAAATCGTTAGTTAGCAAATTAGTGTAAGTGCGGTGACTACAACCTTTTTTACACTAAACCAACATTTCTAGAACATTTCTACTTTTCCTCTCTGGAAGAGCTCGGCTGTATGGCTAAGCGATGTTTCAAAATTGACCGACGGAccttaataattaaataactaCAATCTGTCTCATGAACCTACACCTCATACAAATATCGGGCGACAGTGTTAACGGTGCTTCATgccagtggtgtaggaagatgctcagttTTTTTGGTGGGTTGGGAAGAAGTTAGTGCTAACAGTGAGCGaagttcacattcttgcctcctcagtgtCCTTTTATTAGGGTGCGGTTGCCTATCCCCCTACCCCCGGTTGCTACGCCCCTGCTGTCTTGGCGCTGGATGCTGTGATCCCCTTACCCTGTGACCCCGTCTTGTCCAATTTCGACCAGTAGTCTCATCCTCAACAGCCAGCTCCCCCGCTTACCATCCTCACGAATGCAAGGAGAGAGGCTCTACTGTATCTCTGGACGACATCTTCGGTGGGGAGAGTCTGCCGAGAACTTCAAGTTGAACTTTGACTTTTGCCCGACAGTGGCACTTGCCAACGATAAACTAAAAGTATTTTGCTGATTTGATCTTTCCACATCTACTCTTTCCTCGGCGGTCTTGCTCCACTGAAAACCCTTAcctttaaagaaatgtgtttggCCGCTTACTGGTCCCTTGCTTTGCTCTGAGGCAACagttaaataagttttttttctactaGCTTTTATGAAATAAGAGATTTTCATGTTAAGTATTAGGAAAACTACGTTTCAGACCACGTGGCTTACATATAAGTGTTGCTCACCACAGGTTGACTCCGTGTTCATCGCCATGAACATTGTCTGAACAAAGAAGTAACATAACAAAGAGTGAAGGGAGCTACCTCTACCCGTCAGTCCATCGTGAGCTGGCAACTCTTCTCTCTATCCTTGAGATAACgtgaaagaacatttttgcaGGCGGTCTGTGAGAGCCACCACATCAAGTGAAATCAGAGCAGGCTTGGAAAATCGAACCCAGATGGAACCAACAGTCGGCAGCTGAGATCAGTGTCCGAAAGGCAGGTCAGGGCTCAAGAAGTCGTTAGAAAATCGTCAAATACAACCACACGAGTAACCACAGCTGCAGGCTCATCAACATCGATACTTAGAGACATATGAACAGAACAAACACCATGAAACGATCTGACACAAATACAGTCTACAAGCAAGTCAGCACAAATACAACGACATCCATAAGAACAGCACACAACTGTATCCAGATATACGAGACAACCACATACATATGAACTACATAACTACAACCTGTGAACAATACAACTACATCAGGGCAGCACAGCTACGTCGGCATGAAGGAAAAATCACACAAAGACAGTGTGGACGGAGAAGATGCGCgagtgagagaagaagggaaacaaggaataaattcAAAAGGAAAACGAAGGACGTGTGGTTGAAGCAAAAACTCGGAGTGAAATCAATAAACGTGCAGCTTCCATTTGTATGCAGAGCATGGCTGCAGCCGGTCAGCGCCATCACGTGGTCTGGCGCTCAACGCCCGGCATCTCCACTCATCACCGACATGCCCAGGGTCTGGGCCACCACAGCCCCTCCCGAGCCTCTAGTGGTCTCAGTGCTGGTACACAGTACCACACACACTAGCatacacactaccacacacactagcacacacactaccacacacacacactaccacacacgcTACCATacataatcttccctctagtgtgctggcgtttcatcatacctgtaattgcccttgcggattaataaagttgtattgtattgtattgtattgtattgtattgtattgtattgtattgtattgtatacaCACTCCCACAACCTGCTGCTCACACTCTCCACCAATGTATACACACCATGTCAACGCTTACGAGTGTGACCAACACTTTATCACACACTAGACCTATGCTTTCACACACTACACCTCTGCTTTCACACACTAGACCTATGCTTCACACACCACCAACACTTGCACAAGCTGTCAGTGCGCACATGCTATCAGTGCATTCCACATTCCACCAAAGCTTGCATGCTGCATACTTGAATATTTATTGACTAGCAGCACGTGTCGACGGAGACATCTTTAGAAATATTCTTTGGTCAAGGCGAGACATCTTCTCGGGTTTTCTTAGAACAACTGAAGTTGTCATTGGCAGGACGCCGTCCCGCTCTCACCCTctacaccagcggttctcaacctgtggggcgcgaccccttggggggtcgcgacgtacctacaagggggtcgcgaaggtggtcctttttaaaaagtttcttataccggtattagtgaaattagcttagattgtgtaaccgagtggtgagggcgatcaaactccaaatctcttctccctattcaa
Protein-coding regions in this window:
- the LOC112572422 gene encoding uncharacterized protein LOC112572422; amino-acid sequence: MLLWFYLVNICAVLDSSRRDKLKIAIGSGRLCRALVASDSAVAVNVLVFFVPAVITVGLLVTNVVREKTVTAIPRTQLQLDSETEQTSRLPLALLALGTLTSCLTPFPAFVINTTRASGGCAFAECLRWAIPLTTISEWVLFAKAGLVPLVWLQAPDFKMALLGAFHHFRRVPTSDTRDLVDAEVRDEVDDAPFSDM